One stretch of Glycine soja cultivar W05 chromosome 7, ASM419377v2, whole genome shotgun sequence DNA includes these proteins:
- the LOC114419359 gene encoding GEM-like protein 4, whose translation MMASFLQELLIGFPFTSAAYVGEKSKRYLPDPATQYNTSTTSSEQGRVNSVLTGMNRLGRKTNNLATGLKEHVKLGPKITDTVKGKLSLGARILQVGGVEKVFMQLFSVKDGGEKLLKACQCYISTTSGPLAGLLFISTDKVAFCSDRSIKAYSSKGHLIRIHYKVVIPLEKIRSINQSQHVKKPSQKYIEIVTVDNFDFWFMGFLNYQKAFKYLKQAISQAQA comes from the exons ATGATGGCATCCTTTCTTCAAGAACTTCTAATTGGATTTCCATTCACCTCAGCAGCATACGTGGGTGAGAAATCAAAGAGGTACCTGCCAGATCCTGCCACCCAATACAACACATCTACCACAAGCTCAGAGCAAG GTAGAGTAAATTCAGTTCTTACCGGGATGAACAGGCTTGGGAGAAAGACTAACAACTTGGCAACTGGGCTCAAAGAACAtg TAAAACTTGGACCAAAAATAACTGATACAGTAAAAGGAAAATTAAGCTTAGGAGCAAGAATTCTTCAAGTTGGAGGAGTCGAAAAAGTCTTCATGCAACTATTCAGTGTAAAAGATGGTGGTGAGAAGTTACTAAAAGCATGCCAATGCTATATATCAACCACATCTGGTCCTCTAGCAGGACTCCTATTCATATCCACCGATAAAGTTGCATTTTGCAGTGACAGATCAATCAAGGCCTATTCTTCAAAGGGTCATTTGATCAGAATTCATTACAAG GTTGTGATCCCACTTGAAAAAATAAGGAGCATTAACCAAAGTCAACATGTGAAGAAGCCTTCCCAAAAGTACATAGAAATAGTTACAGTGGATAACTTTGACTTCTGGTTTATGGGTTTCTTAAATTATCAGAAAGCTTTCAAATACCTGAAGCAGGCTATCTCTCAAGCTCAAGCGTAG